In the Xiphias gladius isolate SHS-SW01 ecotype Sanya breed wild chromosome 7, ASM1685928v1, whole genome shotgun sequence genome, CACGAGACTACTTTGAACGTACCATTTACACtcaaaaaaagcagaaatcaaCAGATTAAAGCTATGTTTTAGACACAACAGTGACTGCTGACTTACTACACTTGTTTAGATGCAAAAGAGATGAAAACTCactgaaacaaatgacaaaaaaaaaaacaactgtgctACAGAAAAGGGCAGAATATAATTTTGGTCTACCAGACACTGTAACTGACACAATTCGTAATTAAACAGCAACTTTCATTATTTTAACTGCTAGaaacaataatgacaaaataaaatatattgatgATGAATACATCGACATGAATATAATGTGACAATAAGACCATGGTGATTTCTGCCATAAAGATTTTTGAGAAAGTGTTACTAATGTGGATATGATGATTAACGGTTATAGTTAATTTCATCCAGCTATCACAGTCAGACAAGCTAAGAAATGTGTATCACTGAGCTGTACTACAGCACAAAACTGATATAATGATATCCATACCATCTTTGAGCAGGATATGAAATGAATTTCATTGGTGGTTATCTGCCATATTGTCTGGTTAAATACGCACCCTTAACATTGCCAATATTTCCTAGGATCGCTGATGGTGATGATTTTCCACATACAACTTCAAGTTTTGATTAAAGAATAGCTAAATGGCCTGAAGCATGTAGCAATTCCACAGCAGAGACAGTAATGCAACACCTAATGGTTAAACTTTAATGCTGCAAGGTTTAATTTTCATGTTAAACATGATTCAAGTTGCTAAACTAAGAACACACCTTTGGTCAGGGCATCGAGAATTTAgtcaaaaaaagtcaaaagctTGAACACAATTCAATAGTTAAGTTTTGATAGGCCAAACACTTTAAGAATAGGCAAAGGAGGCAACTCTGAAGAGGGAAATTAAGGTCATGCTTTTGATAAAATTTAACTTAGTACTGTGTGGGAGGTGTTTTCAAGCAGAAACTGTATTAGTATCCTGCAAGTGTTGGACTACCGTATATATGTTGGGCTGTGGTTTTCCTTAAAACAGTGCTAAGCAACATTTCTGCTGCTATTTTAAACAATCTGGTGgattaaaaatacttttggtATTATAACCTTTTCAAAAGGTAAGACACTTTTTTTCACCACACTGGTGCTGCCCCTCAACTGTTTTACTGGGTCAGATGAATATGGTAAATTATTCGCATACAGTAAACTGTATAAACTAACCTGAGGTGTAGGTGGTTCAAGCTGTGTAAGGTCTGCTGTACAGTCATCTTGTCTGGATTGCAGTTTGGGatgtacagacagacacaaaaacttTCTAGTAGAGTATTGAACATACACtgggaacaaaaataaaagaaagactAACGCTTCAATGTCACTTCTGTTTTCTAAATTGTGTTAGGTGCAGCACCTCCTAAAATTTGGACAACAGTCCCACTGGACAGTCTACCACAGATGCTAACGGAGCAAAATACACTGGAATGGGGTTTCTTAATAATAGCTTTGTAAAAGGACTTAACATCGGGTCTCTAACTAAGGCctcaaagagaaagaggagacacAAAAGAATCTCTTCTTCCTATTCACACTAATATTGCAGTGTGAATCTCACAGGAAACTGGGGGGTCAAACTGctacaggcttttttttttccccctccaagAACTGAAGCTGTGAAATGAGTCTTCCCTGTGAAAGGTCATAATTGGCCTAGTTAAATGTACgcatttcctttaatttttctaaatgcTTAGTTACAGTTTCCAAGGGCTGACAATTGACTGTAGACACTTCAGCAACGATGTACAGGAGGAACTGTTACTGTGATAGCAGCCCCTGTATTTTCAATACTCTGCCATAAGTTGGCCTAATTCAATTCCTGTATCGCATGTCTCTGCTTTCTTTGTTAACGTTTACATCTTAGTATTTAAACGTGGTCCAACAAGTTGGCTGTAACACGATATGACAACTAGTTGGCAGAGTAGCACGGCACTAGCAAACAGATGTGTTGTAGAAAGCCTTTCTCTGTCCGTCGGCTAACGTTAATGTTTCGCTGATTTAAAAGTCTCTGTCTTTTAAAGTGGTGCAAGGTAGCCTGGGACTTAAGgtacaaaataatatattttaggTTAGCAAATTAGCTAACGTTGGCTAAGCAAGTCTTCGTCCCAGCTGACTAGCTAACTTAACGTTAGCAACACCAGACCTGCAGCAGACGAAGATTAGCTAGCTCAACGCTAGTTAGCTGTGGTTAGGTAGCAGTCGCTGTAGGCATCCAACGCTGCGGCTAACGTTAAAGGCTAGTTAACGGTGGTCACCACAAACCTTGTCCATCAGTTTCCAGCATTTCTCTACAGTCTTTTTGTCCACGGCCCCGGGCTGGTGATGGGAGTGGAGATGGTGATGGTGTGGCTGGAAGGCATCCTTCATCATTCCGATGAACCCCCCTCCTTTCTTCAGGTTCCCTGCCATGTTCGAGCTCGGCTAGGGTTGGCCAGAGCGGCAGACAGGCGAGGCAGGGCAGGGGTCAGGGGGACCGAACCGCCGCCTGGAGTTAGCTGGACCGGGCGATTGTGATCCGGCACCCCCCGGCGAGGACAGCGCCCGAGTGGCGAATCCGAGCCAGGGTCCAACGGGGGGTAGAGGGAGGGATGACTATCGGGTAAATGCTCCCATCAGTAAACCTAACATCAGTTTGCCAGAGAAATGTCCCGATTGTGGCTCAAACAAGCCCCTCAGTTACTCACACCCTGCGCAAGCCGCTCTGTGCTGCAGTTAGCTTCACTGCCCTGTGTCTCTCCGCAGGGACCCACGCAGGCTAATTAGCAGAGCACCAGACCTGTCTCCACTCGCCCTCAGCTGGAGGACAATGGCACCGTTTTTCTGCCCAGAAGCTTTGTGGACTGGAGTGCGTCCTCTCCTCTCGACAAAGCCCGATGTCGTTCTTCTTTTATTCAGCAGCAGTTCCTTTTGCCTGTGCTCTGTCTTGACGGGAAGTTCAGTGGCTGGGTGACAGTGTCAGCCCTCCTCTGCGGGCTGTGAGGCTGACGACAGAGAGGACTCGCCGATGACTGAGGAGAGGAAGTTGCGCTTAAAACTGCAAAAGCTTCTCGGACACTCACTCGGAACAGGGGTGAATAAATAATTGTGGGAATTAAACATTGCCCAGTATTTTCCTGTTTCCCCCCGTGACGTGTATGTGCGGCCCTTTCCTTTCCTGTATGTCCCCTTCCGttcacccccccaccccctcaaaACCCAAACTCCACGCCTTCCTCGTGCGCGTTCACGACCCGTGAATGTGCTCGGGTGCGCGCCTCTGCCTGTGCAGCATTCATAAAACGTTCGAGAGATGCTGAATGCAGCCCCGAATTCTCCCAGCGCGGGCCTTGGTCACCCCTGACAACAAAGGACGCTTTGACACGTCTCACTAAAAGTAACGCTCCAATTTCGTGGCCTGTGTAAATGAGCTAAAAAAGGCAGCGGGGCTCCACTCAGTCCGTGATTGGCTGTCGCAGGAGTCAATCACCCATCAATTAAGATGGACAGTTCGTGCCATGGCAACTCACTCTGGCAACAATTGCCCAGCAACAAAGACTCATCCCTGTCTGTTGTTAGTGTAGGCCCCGTGCGTGCACACTTTGCGTGCTCAAAGGACTGAGTAGGCCGCCTCACAGCAAGCAAGCATGCCTccaaagaagaagacaaaaaagacgAAACCGGAAAAAAGTAACTTTGCTTATGAGAtgattcaggtttttttttttttttttgctattgtaTTGctaaattgtgcattttttaaaccaGTATTATTGTCTTGTTGCAGGTGACAATGACTTGGAGGCTAAGTATAGGCGCAGTATTCTGGATATAGCCATCCTACAGGATCGCATTGGTAAGCAGCTATTCTAAGTTCTTCTATGGCTAGGTAATGTAGAGTATGCTTTGATTTATAAATAGGCTAAACTACTTTAAATCTCCTCCGGGGTCAAACTGAAGGTGACTTTTGTTAAGAAAATAACCTATTTAACTTGAAAGTGCACAAATCAATAATGTCTTAAGAAGTGTCTGACGCACCATGTTCCAGGGCTGTAGTTATTTTACTAAAatagtgggggaaaaaaatccatcagaaaaaaggaaaaaaaaaaaacccgccgAATCCTATGGGAGCCTCTAGCCAGCAAACTATTGGCCTTTGCACTTAATACATGACTTgtacaaatatttcattatcaaaatagtagtAGAATTACTATCTGTTGATCAACCAATTGGTAAATTGACTAATCATTATAACATGACCAGgttccattttttctttaaactgtcGGTCAGTATGTGTTGTGCAAACAATTACTATCAACTTGCCTTCAAACCAATATTACCAAGAAAAATATTGGTATGTTTACTCAGTTTAGTGGTAAGCCTACTGGAACTCTAATCTGATATTTCCACTTTGCAAGACCATATACTGAGACTCTAACACATTTCAAAGGGGAACATATGGTTTTGTTATCTAAATTCATCTGATGGTGTAATTATTACTTACTGTTAAGATCCAGGTTTTACATGTAGAACATACCATAGGTCATATGTTACTGTTTAAAGTAGTTAAACTTGTCGCCAGCAGTGGTGGCAAGTGCAGTAACTAAattcatttactcaagtactgtgcttcAGCATGACTTTGAGTTACTATGCTTAAATATAtctattttatgctactttctacttctactccattacatttcagagggaaatattgtatgttttaaCATCTATAGTTAACAGTTATTGCTATGACCTTTAAAAGATAAATCCATTGTTATAGATTGCACTAATATTAAATACCTAAGCTCCACCTTgcccagctacaacagtaaaatgccacttaaaacatttattgattcagtaataataatccagtcaAAGCGGACATGTTTCTGCATTAGTACTTGAGTATATTTGgctgataatacttatgtacttctGTTTGGGTAAGATTgtgaatgcagaacttttacttgagATGGAGCACTTTTACATTGTTGAAGGATCTAAATACTTTGCAGACCAGTGGGAGCTAGCATAGCACTATCTGTACCAACTGCAACAGTTAATTTCCCTTTTACATGTTCGAGTATTTGAGCATGTTTTTTACTAAAGAGGATTTAATTTACCAACAGAACTGTAAGGGTTATTGCTTCCTCTGATtaagaaaaactaaattctaCCACTCATCTGTACAATCATGCtctcatgtgtttgtgtgattacCACAGCTTCACAGTGTGAGTCTGTAATAAAGGCCCAGTCTGATAGAACTGACCTGAGGAGATGCATAAGAGACATGGACCAGAAGCTGCAGCACGAGAGACAAGACCACAGGGACGTCAACTCTGGTACGGTACAGACAGGGCATGAATCAAAAATGAGTCTCTCTTTTAATAACCTGAGATAAAGCGTGGATCCCTTGGGGAGTGAGGACAAGGGGTGTGTTTGCCGAGGTCAGGGCAATTTTTGAGGAACAAAAAGTCTAATTAGCCGGGTGCTGATTGCTGCATTAGCCTTACAAAGTGAATAAGCAGTGAAGTTAAGTCTGACATTGTTGACACAAATCTCGTTCTAGACCTCAGTCGCCAGTACAAAACCATGAAGACAGAGCTGACCAACAAGGTGAAGAGGCTGGAGAAGGAGGTCAGCCAGCTGAATGAAGAACTTGGTATGGATACATCTAATTTTAAAGtctatgaaaaatgaataaagacaTAGAAGCTCCAGTTAGTTCCCGAAATTAAAAGTGATGGCATGCCTTTATGCATTTGTCTGTCTAGCCCTGTGTCAGGAGGAactgaggaaagagaaaagggagcgTGAGCAGATGGAACAGGAGAAGGACGCCACCATAGTTGACCTCCAACACAAGCTGGACAATATGGAAACAGACTATGTGAAGGTCCTGCATGTGAGTTGCAACACAGGCtaattcaaatgaaagctaatacaaactgttttaaagaaagCTCTGAAGAAGCAGCCACTAACAGGACTCCGTAGGTTGTACTAGATATCTTTGAGGCCCCTTGTAAAGGTATGCGTTAAGCCCATTAGGATGAACGTCATTCCCTCAGTCCCCATTCCTTGTCCTGTTTTCTATAGTGACTTAATGTGGTTTGGTGCTTCCCCTTGTCTGCACAGAGAGACCAGCCTTGTGTGAACtcaatctcttttttttgtctcagcagAAATAATGGGCAGGGAGTAGTACTTCTCCATAATGGTCAGGTCTGTGCCTGGGTGCGTGGTGCTGTGCAAACATGAGGGTGTGAAAGATAGTGCTTGGGTCTCACAGAGCAGTGCATTGAGACCAGGCTTGTGTCAGTTGGGCCACGCACCCCACTCTGAATGACAGGTTAGGTGGGGTCTGCTTTTTATGCTGGCTTCATTTCTGTATAGTGACAGTCAGGCTTGAAACTTAGTTGTCTTTGTTCGATTGCATTATGTTGAGCAGAtgattttgtctattttttttcttttaggtttTTTTAGATGGCAAGGCCTTTTGTTTGTAGAATAATGAGACAATCATGATGAAGATTGTTGTAGTCTATGTCTTTTTTGTACCACTAACAGTTGCTAAAGTCAGAAATTCTAAAATCCTACATATAGGGACTTTATGGGCACAGTAGGGGGTCATCAGATTTTGCTCTTGAACTCCTTTAGAAAGCAAAGCCTGTGTCAAACAGAGACATAACTATGTATAATGCTGTAATTAGATTTCCTGCTGCATGAGGGACAATCCTTTGTAACATTACATAGGCAATCGGTTTGTCAAATAAAACAGTAGGTTAACATAATATTGTACTCATTACTTTATAGATAACAGATTGCACTCTGCTGGAAACAGTTTTACAAGGCCTCAGACAGTTTTCAAACATTGTAGGCTTGATTGAACTGTCAAAAACAGGTATTTGGACATCTAAGCAAAGGCAAACATTAAAACTTAGTACTCCAATCATTTGTTAGGACTTTATGGGAttacagagacacagaacaTCATTCTGCAGGTTGACCTGGATGTACACCACTGTTTTATTTACGGTGAAATGTGAGAAGGTATCTGGCCAGCACAACTGAGAAGTCAGTAAAATGAGAAGTCACATATATGATCCAAAATGAAGCACAGGGAGGCCTTTTGTTGTTGGTTTAGGAATCGTATTTTCTTTGTCCTACTGGACTCTGTTTTGGAGATATTTCAAGCGGCGTGCACAAGCGCTTAAGTTTATAACATCCACAATAATGACGTACAGTGTTTGCTAACCTATAGGCACATTATATTGTGTCAAACCAGGAAAATAAGACTCAGGTTGTAAACAGCAGAATTTTCCATTAGAGCATAATGGATAAGGAATGGGGTCAGTATCGACCTTTTGTAAGTACTGCCAAATTGGCTGGGCTCAGAGAGTGCTTGCAAAATTTTAGTGTACTATCTTTAAAGATAAGTGATCAAGCCTAGAGTCCCTGGACAGGAACTTGAATATAGCACTAGGATTTTGATATGTAATCATCATTACTTCTCTCTATCCCATTATGACACTGAATTTAATTATGCCTCTTCTCCATCAGCTATCTCCTGAAACTCATCATAGTTTAAGGTGGTTAAGCGGGGAGGGATATGAGGTTAGACAACTGgtgttttaaagggaaaattttAGCTTGCACctcatttttactatttattttctgtaggATACTCTAGACAGCCTGACTACCCAGCTGTCTGTGGTTCGACAGGGGCGGGAGGACGAGAGCACAACCCTTCATCAAAAGTACAAGGGACTACTCTCTGAATTTGGCCTGAATGCAGTGGACATCTGAAAGACAGGCTCCTTACAAATGAAAGCAGCTGCTCTTCTCAGTAAGACAcatttgtttaatgttgtaTCTGGTACTGTTTGATTCGACTGTTGCATCTTTGTTTGGTTCAATTGAGAGCGACATCCGCAACCGCATCAATTTGCAACTCACAGATTAGAATGCCTAACACACAGATGGATGTTGTTATTACATAATATTTTACCGTCAAAGTACAAAACAGACTGAGATATCTATGCATGCATTCAGTAGTTCACCATGTAGTGTCTGTAATGTTGTGTAATGCCCACTAGATGTAGCAAATGACTGTTTATGGTTGGGGAGATGGTGGCCATCATATATTAAATACCCAGACGTTCTTAGATTGTTATAGTGTGTATTTGGTATTTTATATGTCTGTAAATGTCTTTTTGagacaatatatattttttaagatgAATAAAAGTATGTGAGGATTAGGATTACACTAACATGGTATGAAATGAGTGAAATTGGGAAAGagtatactgtactgtacatagcATAACACATAACAGTAAGGCTATCATGATCTTACAACAGGTAGGCATGGTAACAAAAATGGCAATGTAGATATAATTTCTCTGGCTGTGTTTTATGCTGAGTCAGTTGACCAGAGGCCAAATATGGTAACAGGCAAGAGAGCGGAAGGTGAAACTGACCACATGAGCCACAGAGACGTTAGAGACAGCATTACCACCATGGTTAAACTGTAATACTACtacactgcagtgttttcattcagcCCACAACTATGACAAAACAGAAATCACgagaaaggaaaatataaaaagtaaacaaaaagtaatgtttgctaTGAGGTAGACTAACAATAGACAACAATAGGAGAAAGGCAAAGTAACAGTTAATGATGCAGGAAATATGATTTGGCTGCCCAGCATCAATAAAACCCGACTTCCCCTGCAGAGAGCCAGATAAACAGATTTTACTTCCAAGGCTGTCATTTGTGCCCCTTTTTGATGGCCcagtgcaattttttttttagcctctcaTCTGTGAGGTAATGAACCATTTACTCAGGGATTAAGATAATTCTGGGCTCTAATGACCAATTAACACAGGAACTCAAGAGGCCTCTGAAAACCAATATTTCTCCTCAAACCACAGGGAGTTGTTGCCTTCAGAGggaatgtttttctctttgcttaGGGTTTAATGGGGTTGTCTGCAGTCATCCCAGTTCTCAGAAAAGAGATATGCATAATGTACTTGTTAGTAGGGGAACATAAAATGACTATGAAAATAACCTATAGTAGcctgtggtggaagaagtactcagtGAGTCTACAAGTACcaataaagtaacataaaaatagtccattacaagtaaaagtcctgcattttaCAGAAAAGTACAGACATATTATTAGCCAgatgtactttaagtatcaaaagtaaaagtacatgtTCTGTAGGAAAATGGCTCCTGTGACTTAATGtcttattatatatgacattattcTATTGTTAATTCTGATTCATCAACGCGCATTTAGCATTTTACTCTTGCAGCTGGTCGAGGTGCAGCTCGTTTTAACAATGTTACGCAACTTTACACACAGGCACGCTGTTATTTCAGTCCACTGGTTTCCAACTTAGAGATCGGGCCCCTTCCACAGGGTCAAAAGATAAAGCTTAGGTTTCATGAGATATTTAATTGGGTAATAAGAAAGTAAGTAAATTCtgctaaaaaaaatctgtaattatttttttgactttccTCTAACctctgcttttttgtgaaatattggataattttatcTCTTTTGGCCttgaacagttatttaaataaaacaatctgaGAGGTTtggaggggaaatgtctctttggtggaactgcttACAtctcatagacatctgaaacattaTACTACTTTCTTGTATAGGTTAACAAGCCAAAGGGAACTACCGGTTTAAGctttaacaatgcattttaTAAGCCCGCCTTgtgtttttctggaaattatTAAATGAGAAATTAGTAGTAACTATAGCTATCAAATAATTGCAATGCAGTAATAAAGCActatatttccctctgaaatgttgttaaGTAAATGTATAAAGTAACATGAAATGATACTATTCCTGGTAATAGTGTATACCTAGTAGATATACACCCTTTTCCTTCAGGTTTACCTTTTTTTGCACATCTAGCGGGCAAAAAAAGATGTAAGACACCGTTTTGTTCATGGTGCAAATGATTAATGAACTGATTCTAATTTCAACCCTGCAAGTGTTTGTCTGCTGTCACAGAAGCATTTCCTCAGAGATAGATGATACTCGAAAAGTGGAGTATTTATGGACAGTGACTGATGTGTACTTCAATCTTTGGAACTTTAATCCAATGTCAACAAAGACTTTTCCTGTCAACATTCAACACAGTTTTGTGACTGTTTTATCTGCAAGAAAAAATCTAATGAACTCATGTAGCTTTGTTATGCATTGACTGATTTCCACAATAAAAGCTGGCAGCTTTCCTTTTTCTGGTGAACACCTGACGATGAATGATGGCTGCTGCACTTCCACTGGAATTTGACTTGGCTGGCTACTGCGTCCGTTCAGCTTTTGGGTAATGATGCAACAAGATGGCCTCCAGCTGTTGAATCAAGATGCCCACACTGTGATTTCCCATGAAGGCAAGTGCGTGAGAGAGATCGCCTACAAATACAcccacgcatgcacacacacacacaactaggTAATCAATGCTACCCCATCTGTCGGCCATCAGTCAAGGCAGGAATGAATAGTGAGGGAACGAAATACAAAGTAAATTAAGctccattttatttctctgaaaGACAAACAATGTAAAGATGTTTTGGTCAATATGTTCAACAATAACTGTCAGTGAACAAAAGGCTGTATAACAGCCTTGACAGCATCTCACCTTGGAGAGAATTCTTGCAGTCTGAATACCTTTTCTTTGagcacacaacaacaacaacaacaacaacaagcctTTGCAATTAATTGCCAGCAAATCAATGGAAGCTCTCACTTAAAAATGTGCACCGGCCTAACTGTGTATTAGGTAGGTCCCACTGATAGTCTGTTATGTTTCTCAGCTGGTATCCTTGGATCCAGTGCTCGTTAGTGGCTACATCCATGGGGTGGATGTATACATGCACACTGTTAACCTTGGGAAATCCGCTGGCGGAGAAGAGAAAGCAATTGTTTGTCAAAAGGGATGCCATTTTGCCAGTAGAAATGGGATGAATAGATTTAACAATTGCTATTAGAAAAGCAATACAATAATACTGAATGCAGGGTTATAGACCCACAACAttctaaaaatgtctaaatatcTCAGGTTTTTTGTTCTGGTGTCCTAGAACTGGACATAGAACTTGTGAAGCCCTATATGAATTTTATGTGAGCGAAATtccgaaacaaaacaaaacatgtatttatgtgGAATGGGCTGATGGAAGGAGTCACTCTCCAAGTGTGTGGGATGTGAGCTGTTAGTGTGGCAAAATGTATCAGAATCAGTACACTATAATTCCTAAATCCTTGCAGAATAACAATCAACTTCAGGGAAATTGGTATTCCTATGTGCTACAACTGGGTAAGCTTGAGGAGTGAAGTAGATTTTCACACACCTCTGCAGGCACTCAGTGCTCATCATGGACTCCATAAATCCAAAAGCAGCTAGGCAATGGTGGGTAGAGATGCACTTAATTTATGGACCTGGAGCACCAGAGGCAGAAGGAGAAACATGAGCACGATGAACTAAACTTGACACAGCAGTGACATACAGGTGGCGGTGagtgtttacgtgtgtgtgtgtgtgtgtgtgtgctgtggatATGCAATGTGACATGTAGGTTGGTGACATACTGAAAAACTTGTCATCTCTAATGCTGCAGCAGAAAGATTGTGAGACAGGCACTCAGaggaacgagagagagaggcagacggATTAAACTGTAAATCAGACGCAGGGTGTTGTGTGTTCACTCGCCATCCTGAGGAGAGAAATATCCCCTGAAAACCACAGTGATTGATGGACTGAGGGTGAAAGGATGTATAAAGCTCATGAGTGAGTTGTTAAACTCATTAGCCTCCATTAGACTTTCCACCCACACAAATTCTCAGCTGTTCAACGGATTCATAAGTGTTCAGACGTTAAATCAGTTATGGGAGAGAAATGAGAGCTATACTATATACATCAGTTCCTTCTGGTTCACTCAACAATTGTCTTGTCTACTCAGCTAGAAACCCATGCATCCTCGTACTACTTCTCTGCATGCGTACACGTCACAACAAAACAGGTGCACCATCTGAATTTTCCTCCCGGTTgaataaaacttgaaaaaaacaaaaaagcactCAGAAGCTATTTAGCATGACAGATCTGAACAGCTCAGAAGGTCAAATACATCAGAGTAAAGAAGAGACAAAACCAGAACCCCACAGAATGGAGGTTATTgtaagaaatgtatttataatggaataaaaatcaacataagaaaataaagCATATAAAATATAGCAGCCAAACCCTGCCGTCTCTCTCAGTAGTCTACCAGCGAAGGTCGCCCAGTGTTTCTGAGGGATTTGTTTTAATTCTTACTCTACTGCTCTTCATGCCTTCAAGGTAATTGGCAATCTAATTCCAACTACGCTTGATTTAGCACCcctgtaaatgtttttagtgTTTAAGAAGTTAGCATCGGGTGCAGCAGGAACCCTTTTGCTCTCATGGGTTTCTTGGTGACATTCAGCAAATAGATAAAAACTTCTTTTATAAAACTGGTAATGAAATGtggatctttttttctttgctatttGCTTGGCAATTTGCCTTTGACAAATTATATAAAGAAATATagaaagtttattttaactgtttgtgaagagttttttttaatcataatgcTCACAATGTGTGACTATGTCCATAGTGTGTGTCTAAATGACATAATGTATCCACAAAACCATTTTACACATGTAGGTTTGTATCTCTCTGTTCTATTaacatagtaaaaaaaacaacactttggaCCATTACCGTGATAACCCTTTTgatcatactgtatttacacacCTTTTGTGGGACAATAATAGCTCATTACTGGAGGGTTGGATGCACTGACGGGATCGGTTCTTCAGCAGATGATATCATAATGCCTCTGCTAGTCGCTTTCATTTTAATGGCGTAATATATCAAGCGGATTCAATGCTGTTTCAAACACCGGTGTGTTCTTGTGGGAGTTCAGACACACTGCAGACCTGAGTCGAAAAGCCATTTGAAATCCTGGAACACTATTCAGCGACTGATTGCGCTAACActgaaaaagggagaaaaagccAACTCAAATAGAAATTCCAATCATTTGTGATTCCAGTCAACCAAAATGTTCAGAACTATCATTACACTGAAAACTCCGAATTAATACAATTGTGCTAATATTACGATTCACTCCATGTCTGTCAGCGGTAAATCCACCACAGTATCACATGTTCACCAGCTTCTGAAACAGCATACCAATCAAGACcatcaaacaagcaaaaacaggtGCTTGAAAAAGAGGCAGTTGGGATGAAATAATGTTGCTGTGCATATGAAATggtaaaacaaatgacagaatgattcaacaacaaggcaatgGTGTGACCACGCACATATGAGAGTGTCTAAGGGTCAACACTATATGTTATTTCCATGTGATTTTACATGAacataaacaaatttaaatgtgGTGAATGATCAGTGGGGTG is a window encoding:
- the ccdc153 gene encoding coiled-coil domain-containing protein 153; translation: MPPKKKTKKTKPEKSDNDLEAKYRRSILDIAILQDRIASQCESVIKAQSDRTDLRRCIRDMDQKLQHERQDHRDVNSDLSRQYKTMKTELTNKVKRLEKEVSQLNEELALCQEELRKEKREREQMEQEKDATIVDLQHKLDNMETDYVKVLHDTLDSLTTQLSVVRQGREDESTTLHQKYKGLLSEFGLNAVDI